The stretch of DNA GTTCGAACCGACGGTGCGTGACGGCAACGTCTACGCTCGTGGCGCCACCGACGACAAGGGGCAGATGCTGACGCACGTGTTGGGCGTCGAATCATTGCTTAAGGCCGAAGACAAGCTCCCGATCCAAGTGAAGTTCCTCATCGAGGGGGAGGAGGAAGTTGGCAGCGAGCACCTCGAAGCCGCTGTTGGCGCCAATCGCGACAAACTCGCTTGCGACGTCGTGGTGGTGAGCGACAGCTCGCAGTTCGCCCCCGGCGTTCCGGCGATCACCTACGGCCTACGCGGCATCGCTTACTACGAGCTCTTCGTCGAAGGCCCCAAGCAAGACCTGCACTCGGGCTCGTTCGGTGGCGGTGTGACCAATCCCGTCAATACGCTGGCGAAGCTGCTGGCGGCGCTCGTGGATAGCGACGGCCGCATTCAGGTCCCCGGTTTCTACGACAATGTCGAGCCGCTCACCGACCGCGAGCGCGCCGAGTTCGCGCGGCTGCCCTTCGACGAAGAGCGGTTCAAGAAGCAGCTCAATGTGGATGGCGTCACGGGCGAGAAGGGCTTCACCACGCTCGAACGTCGCTGGGCCCGCCCGACGTGCGACGTCAACGGCATCTGGGGCGGTTACCAGGGCGAGGGCGCGAAGACCGTGCTCCCGGCGCGTGCTGGCGCCAAGGTGAGTTTCCGACTCGTACCGAACCAAGACCCCGAGAAGATCACCGCGGGACTGCGGAAATTGCTCGAACCGCTCGTCCCCCCCGGCGCCAAACTAACCATCAAGCCGCACCACGGCGCCCCGGGCGTCAAGTTCTCACTCGAAAGCCCCTACATGGCCGCTGCCACCGCCGCGATCGAAGCCGGCTTCGGCGCCAAGCCCGTCTTCATGCGCGAAGGCGGCTCGATCCCGATTGTCGGCACGTTTGCTCGGGAGCTAGATGCGGATGTGCTACTACTCGGCTGGGGACTGGACGACGACAACACTCATAGCCCCAACGAGAAATTCAACCTCGGTGACTTCCACCGAGGAATCAAGGCGTCAGCCGCGCTTTGGACACACTTAGCTAATTGTGGATAGCGGATTGCCAGCCGAACACGCGTCGCATTAAATCCAATCCGCATTCCGCAATCCGAATTCCGCAATCTCATCATGCTCGACAAACGCTTCGTTCTCGAAAACGCCGAACTCGTCCAACAGAACTGCGTCGATCGCGGCGTGAAGGCCGATGTTTCGCGGTTTGTGGAGCTCGAGACGCAGCGCCGCACGCTGTTGCAGGAGGCCGAGGACCTTAATCGGCAGGCGAACGAGGTCAGCAAGTCGATCGGCAAAGCCAAGGACGACGCCGAGCGCGAGGCCCGCAAGGAAGAGGGCCGCCAGCTCCGCGAAGCGAAGGACGCCAAGCAGTCCGAGGTCGATCGCGTCGGCCTCGAGGCGGACCGCATCCTCCGCGGGCTGCCGAACATGACCCACCCCGAATCGCCGCGCGGCGACGAGGCCGCCAGCCACGAACTGCGCAAGGGGGAGTCGAAGCCGCCCAAGTTCAACTTCAAGCCGCTCGATCATCTGGCGCTCGCCGAGCAGCATGACCTGATCGACTTCGAGGGGGGCAGCCGCGTCTCTGGCAACGGCTTCTACTACCTGCGGAACGAAGCGGTGCTGCTGGAGTTTGCGCTGCAGCGTTACGCGCTCGACCGGCTGATGCGCGAAGGCTTCACACCGACGATGACGCCGGACCTGGCGCGCAACGAGATCGTGCAGGGCATCGGCTTCATCCCGCGTGGCCCGGAGACGCAGATCTATTCGATCGAGAACTCCGACCTGAACCTCGTCGCCACGGCGGAGATCACCCTCGGCGGGCTTCATGCCGGCCAGGTGCTCGACGAATCGCAGCTGCCGATCAAACTCGCCGGCGTGAGCCACTGCTTCCGCACCGAGGCGGGCGCGGCCGGTCGGGCGGGGCGTGGCCTGTACCGCGTCCATCAGTTCACGAAGGTCGAGATGTTCGCCTTCACGACGCCCGATCAGAGCGAGGATATGCACAACCTGTTCCTCGAACTGGAGTGCGAAATCTTCGATGGGCTGGGCGTTCCGTTCCGGGTGCTCGACATCGCGTCGGGCGACCTCGGCGGGCCGGCCTACCGCAAGTTCGACCTCGAAGCCTGGATGCCCGGCCGCGGCCAGGGGGGCGAGTACGGCGAGGTCACCAGCACCAGCAACTGCACCGACTACCAATCGCGGCGGCTCGACATCCGCTACAAGAAGCCCGGCGAGAAGGGGACACACTTCGTCCACACGCTCAACGGCACCGCCGTGGCCTGCGGCCGGGCGATGATCGCGATCCTCGAGAACTGCCAACAAGCGGACGGTTCGATCCTCGTGCCCGAGGTGCTGCGGGTGTACGTCGGCAAAGACCGCATCGGCGCACCGGACGACGCCGAGTAACGCGGTGCTGTACCGACCAAAGTAGGGTCCGCTGTGCGGACCGTAGTTACGAGTCAGCAGTACGCAGTACGCGACCGCCTCTACCAAGATTATGGAGAGCCCACGACGCGCGTCGTGGGCTCTCCATGTAATTAGTGGTGAGCGACCACTTAACGGTGGACCTGTCCCACGGTCCGCCCAGCGGACCCTACGCACGTCCGCAGCATCGACACAGCCGTTATAAGCGGCTGTTCTATCTGGGAAAGTGGGGCGAATTGGCTCGGCTGGTCAAAGGGCGCCGATTGCGTTGTCGATATCGGAGGGCAGACAGACCAAGCGAACGTCGTCCGCTGGGTCGCCGCGAGAGTTCGGGTGCATGGCTGAGGCCGGCCCCCTCTCGACGGAGAAAGCAGGCGACGGAAGCGCGTGATTCCCCCCCTCCCCGTTTCGTGAAGGAGTCCCTCATGAACCTGCGTTTTGCTGCGGCCGCCCTGTGTACGGTCGCCCTGATGTCGTCGGGCGCCTCGAGCGCCAACGCCTTTGGCTTCGGCCTCCTCGGTGGTCACGGCTGTGGCTGTGCGACCGACTGCTGCGAGCCGACCTGCGGCTGTGAGCCGTCGTGCTGCGTCGCCGAGCCGGTGTGCTGCGATCCTTGCTGCAAGCCGCGTTGCGGCCTGTTCAGTGGCCTGAAGGGTATGTTCCACCGTCACCACTGCTGTGCTGACGCGTGCTGCGAGCCGAGCTGCTGTGCCGCTGAGCCCTCTTGCTGTGCCCCCGAGCCCAGCTGCTGCGTTGCTGAGCCGTCGTGCTGTGCCGCTGAGCCCAGCTGTGGCTGCGAGCCCGCTTGCTGCGATCCTTGCTGCGGTGGTCACCGCTGCAAGCTGTTCGGTGGCCTGAAGGGTCTCTTCAAGCGTCACTGCTGTGCCCCTTCGTGCTGCGAGCCGACCTGCGGCTGCGAGCCGTCGTGCTGTGCCGTTGAGCCCAGCTGCGGTTGCGCTGGCTGAGCTGTGACTCCCTCACGGTAGCCGGCACTCCAACCGGGCGCCGCCGAGGTAGCTGAGAAACGAAACGATTCACCGCCGCCGGGCCACCGTCAGGTCCGGCGGCGGTTTTTTGTTGAACGAAGAGAACTTGGGCGAGCCGTGAGCGTGAGCGACCGGGGTTGAGCCGGGTAGCCATGTCACTCCGGTCGCTGACGCTATCGGCTCGGCGATAATCGTGACGGCTACAACGCTACATCGACACGTCGTTCGGCTGGTCACTTTCCGACGCCAACGCGCCGTTGGTCGAGGGGATCGGTTGAGCGCCGCGGCCAGACGCCGCGATGCGTTCTTCCTCTCGCTCGTGGGCGGCCTCTTCGAGGTCTTTTTCGGTGATGTCCTCGAGCGCCTCGGCGACGCGGGCCGTTTGCTTCTTGTAGAGAAAGTAGATGCCCGCCGACATCAGGCCGAGCACCACCACGGCGGTGGCGACCTCTTCGGCGTCGCCAATGATCTTGGCGATGCCGTTGCCGAACTTGTAGCCGAGCCCGAAAATCACGGCGACGACGATCGTCGCGCCGATCAGGTCCCAGAGCAGAAACCGCAGGTAAGGGACCTTCGCCGCCCCGGCGGCAAAGTAGACGGGCCCACGGACGCCCACCAGAAACCGCGTCAGCACCAGCATCTTGAAGCCGTGGCGGTGGACGGCGTGCTCGAACTTCTCTTCCTTCTTCGAGTCAATAAACCTAGCGAGGCTCGGGTGCTTGGTGAGCCAGGCGTGGCCGAAGTAGCGGCCGAGCATGTACATCACCGAATCGCCCAGCAGGGCGCCGATCAGGCACGACGAAAACGCCATCCAGGGATCGAGCGTCCCCTGCGAGCTGAGCACGCCCGCCAGGACAAGCGGGACCTCTTCAGGAATCGGGATGCCGCACCCGCATAGGGCAAGGAACAGGACGATCCCCAGGTAGCCGAGCTGATGGTCAACAAAAAACTGCAGCACTTCGCTAAGCCGTCGTTCGTCGGGCCGTAGGCGTCAGCGGGGCGACAGGTTCCGCCTGTGTCGCTTCCGCCGGCCTTGGGGGCCGTGGTTTGGTAGCAGCCGATTGTAGCTGCCCACACGCTCGGCCAGTAGCGGCGTCCAACACGGCAACCGCGTCATCTTGACCGGGGCCGCCAATCCGACTCGTTGAAATTGAAGGCGTGGATAACCGCATCACCCTCATTGCCTGGCGAAAGCAACAGGGCACGCAGCCCGGGCCGGCGGTCGCAGAGCCGCTGGGTCCCCTCGACGCCGAGGATCGAGGCAGCCGTTGAAAGGGCGTCGGCCTCGCCGGCCGTGGGGGCGACCACCGTCGCCGAATAGAGCCCCGCGGCGGGCCAGCCCGTCCGGGGGTCGATCAGGTGGCCGTAGCGGCGGCCCTCGTGTTCGAAGAACTGCGTCCCCGAACCGCTGGTGCTGAGCGCTTCGTCGCGCAGGACAATCTCCGCCAAGCGCCGTTCGGGCCGCAGCGGGTCCCGGATCCCCGCCAGCCAGCCGCCCTCCGCTTGCAGCCGATTGTCGCCACGGGCCAGGAGCGTGCTCCGCCCGCCGTGCATCAACGAATCAGCGACGCCGCGCGCCGTCAGCTCTTCGCCGACGCGATCGAGGGCATAGCCCTTGCCCGAGCTGTTGAGGTTGATTTCGATTCCATCGCGGCTGAACCGGATCGTTTGGTTTGCCGGGTCGAGTTCCACGTGGCGCCAACCGACGCGCTGGAGGGCGTCGTCGATCTCCTCCGGTGAGGGCATGCGTCCTTCACGGCGGTAGAACCCCCACACCCGCGACAGCGGGCCGCTGGTCGGATCGAACGCCCCGTCGCTGGCGGCGTGAATCCTGCCACAGAGTTCGAGGAGGGCGAACAGCCGCTCTTCAACCTCGACGGGCCCGCCTGCGGCTTGGCGATTGATCGAGATGAGCTCGCTGTGCTCCCGATATACCGTCAGCTGATCCTCGAGCCGCTCGACTAGGTCGAGCGCCGCCATCCCTTCGGCGACCGCATTCTCGTCGGCCGACGCGTTGAGCGTCAGCTCGAAGTCGCACGCCATCGCCCGGCGGGAGAGCGTGAGGTTGCGTAGCCCTCGACGCTTCGCTTCGGGCGAACCCGTCCCGCCGAGCTGCTGGTCCACGGCGACGCCCACCGCCTCGGCCGCTGTTTCGACAACGGCTTCGACGACGTCCGCCGCGGCCGCGAGGGCGGCTTTGCCGCGGAGGAAGTCGCGTCGGCTGTGGCGGGATGAAGACATGATTAACAGTGTAGCAGGCCGTTGATCTATCGTAGGCCTGCCTGTCGCATGGAGGCGACGACGAAACCGCGCCGCGGTTTCGCGAGCCGTGAGCAGTTTCGCTGCGAACTTGGCGAGGTTGAAGAATGCCACGAGGGCATTCTTTAACAGGCAGACAGACGGGCCGCAGACGGTGGCGGGCGTGTGGAGTAAAACTGGCGGGAACTCCGGGGGCTGACGCTTCCCGGCTCGCAGGCGACTGTTCTCTTTAGGTTAACATGTCAGAACCGATCATTAGTGTGTCTGGGTTGCGGGGCGTTATTGGCGAGTCGCTGACGCCGGCCGTCGCCGCGCGTTACGTCGCCGCGTTTGCCGGGGCGTTGCCCGAAGGAAAAGTCCTTGTCACGCGCGACGGGCGGGCGACGGGGCCGATGATTGCCGATGCGGTCCGCGCGGCGATCGCCGCCGCGGGGCGCACGCCGCTCGACGCCGGGGTCGCCTCGACGCCAACGGCCGGCGTGCTCGTCCGTAGCGAAGGCTGCGTCGGCGGCGTGCAGATCTCCGCCAGTCACAACCCGGCCGAGTACAACGGCCTCAAGCTCTTCGGCGGCGACGGCCGGATCATCCCGGCGCCCCGTGGCGAAGAGGTGAAGCAGCGCTACTTCGACGGCCCGATCCCCTGGGCCACGCACGACAAGATCGGCGCCGCCGAGACGCTCGCCGACTCGACAAGCGAGCACCTACGGTTGGTCTTAGCGATCGTCGATGTTGAGCTTATCCGCGCGAAGCGGTTCAAGGTTCTGCTCGACGCCAACCACGGTTCGGGCGCTGTGCTCGGCAAGCCCTTGCTCGAGGCGCTGGGTTGTGACGTGACGGTCTTCGGCGCGGCGCCAACGGGCTTGTTCGTGCATCCGCCGGAGCCGACCGAGACCAACCTGACGCTCGTCGCCGAGCAGGGCGCGCAAGGGGGCTACGACGCGGTCTTCTGCCAAGACCCCGACGCCGACCGGCTGGCGATCATCGACGGCGCCGGGCGTTACCTTGGCGAAGAGTTGACGCTCGCCCTGTGCGTCGAACACCTGCTGCGGCAGACGCCGGGGCCGATCGTGTCGAACTGCTCCTCGAGCCGCGTCACGCAGGACCTCGCCGAGAAGCACGGCGTACCGTTCCATCGCTCGGCGGTAGGCGAGGCGAACGTCGTCGATGCGATGCTGGCGTGCGGCGCCGTGCTGGGCGGTGAAGGGGCAGGGGGGGTGATCCACCCGCAGGTGGTTCTCGTGCGCGACAGCTTTGTCGGAATGGCGATGGTGCTCGACGCGATGGCGTCGCGCGGCCTGTCGCTGGCCCAGCTCGCCGACGAACTGCCCGCCTACGCGATCCACAAGACCAAGGCGACGGTCGCGCCGGCCCAACTCGCCGCGACCCTGGCGAAGATCGAGAAGCACTTCGCCGACGCCGAAGTCGACAAGATGGACGGCCTGCGACTCGACTGGCCTGCCGAAAAGAAATGGCTCCTCGTCCGCGCGAGCAACACCGAGCCGATCGTGCGTCTGATCGCCGAGGCACCCGACAAGGCCGCGGCCGTGGCGGTTTGTGAGGAAGCCGCCGCGTTGATCGATTGAATGGCGAAGTTTAGGGAGACAGCGATGCGATACTCGGTCGTCTTACTGGCGATGTTGACGACGCTGTTGGGCGTCGCCGACGCCGAAATGCGCCTGCCACAGTGGCCGCGATGCGTGGTATGGGAGCCGCAGTTTGTTGGCGTCGGCATGGCGAACATCACGCTTGCCCGTCCGCGGCCGTTGCGGGTGCATGCTTTGCGGGTCGACCTCGACGCTCAGGGGCTCTCGCTCGTCACCGATCAGGACAACGGCGACCGAGAACTCGAGGTCGATGGCCTGCGGACCAGTTCGTTCCTCTTACGGAACGGTTGCCAGGCGGCGATCAACGCCAGCGCGTTCTGGCCGCTTCACAAAGAAGACGGCGGCGAGCAGGACATCCGCGGGTTGGTGATTGCTGAGGGCGAGGTTGTCTCGCGCATCGACGAAGACAAGCCTCGCTCAGCCGTCGTGTTCCGCGCCGACCGCCGCGCGGCGATTGTTGATCCCCCCGTCGATATCGACGGCGTCGTCACGGCGATTGGCGGCTACGGCGACTTGTTGCGAAACGGCGCCGCCGTTCCCACCCACGAGTACGACGAGTTCGTCGAGAACCAGCACCCGCGGACGGCGCTGGGAATTAGCGAAGGCGGTCGGACGCTGATCCTCGTTGTGGTTGACGGGCGCCAGCCGGGGTACAGCGAGGGGGTGAGTCTTCCCGAGCTGAGCGAAATTATGCGGCTTTTCGGCGCCGAGGACGCGGTTAATCTCGACGGCGGCGGGACGTCGACGATGGTCATCGAACGACCAGTTGAACGACGGGGCGCCGGCGGTTTCCAGCTCGTGAATCGACCGATCCAAGGCGGCGTTCCCGGAACCGAGCGGGTTTCCGCGAGCCATCTCGGCGTTCGGGCGACGCGGTTGCCGTATTCTCCGCAGGTTCGCTAGTCTTCCTGTTGGCCATATCCCCGCACAGGATGCGCTTTTGAGGGGTTTGGTTGCTTGCGGCGACCTTGGCAATCTTGCGGGGCAGGTATAGGTTCGGGGATTCGCAACTGCCCTGCCTGGGGCCGCCAATCGGTAGCGCCCCGACTTCCCCGCCACCTACACGCCGTTATGTTCGCCGAGCGGATCGCCGCGCTGATCAACCGCCACTGGATGTGGCTCTTGATTGGCTGGGTGGTGCTGGCTGTGGGCCTAAAGCTGGTGGCGCCGACATGGGACTCGATCGCTAAAGACGGTGACCTGGAGTATCTGCCGGCCAATGTGCCGAGCCTCCGCGGCGAGCGGCTGTTGCAGGAGTCCTTTCCCAACGAGAAGGCGCACAGCCAAGTCAGCCTTGTTCTGTCGCGCGACGGCGAACAGCTGACCGCGGATGATCGACGCTTCGGACTCTTGCTCGCTGAAGCGATCCGCAACGACGAGGAGCTCCCGCTCGTTGATGTGTGGGACGAGACGACCCAAGTCGTCGGCGACATGCTGCTTGCCAATGAGGGCAAGGCGTCGATGGTCGTCGCCCGACTCACTAGCGGGCTTATGGATGTCGGCAACGTCCGACTCTTGCGGCAGATGGAACAGCTGATCGCCGAACACGAGGACAAGCGGCCGGAGGGGCTCGTCGTCGATCTCACCGGTTCGGCGATGATCGGCGGCGACATGCGGGCGTCGATCGCCGAAAGCCTCGCCAGCACCGAGATGACAACGGTCCTGCTGGTGCTCGGCTGTCTGATCGTCATCTACCGCGCGCCCGTGCTGGTGCTGATCCCGCTGGCGACGATCGGCGTGTCGCTGTCGGTGGCGACCGATACGGTGGCCCTGCTCGCCCAGAACTTCGGCGCCGACGCCTTCGACTGGTCGCAGTTCAAGATCTTCACGACGACCAAGATCTTTGTCGTGGTGATCCTCTTCGGCGCCGGCACCGACTTCTGCCTGTTCCTGATCGCCCGTTACAAGGAAGAGCTCGCGAGCGGCGTCCCCCGCAGTGAGGCGGCGGGTCGCGCCCTGGCGAATGTCTCCGACGCGCTCTTCGGCAGCGCCATGACGACGATCCTCGGTCTGGCGACGATGGTCTTCGCGCAGTACGGCAAGTTCGTCAGCAGCGGGCCGATCGTCGCCGTATGCCTGTTCATCGCGCTCATCGCAAGCGTCACCTTCGCGCCGGCGCTGTTGCGGGCGCTGGGGCCGCTGGTTTTCTGGCCATACGGCAGAAAGCTTCTCGAACGTGAGAGAACCGACTCGGGCGAACAGGCCGAAGCGCGGGTCTGGGGCTGGGTCGCCGATATGGTGATGCGCCGCCCCGCCACCATCCTGGCGTTGTCGGTCTGGCTGGCGGCTCCGCTGGTTTACTTCGGCGCGAACGTTGGCGTCACGCACGACTTGATGGCCGACCTCGCTCCGGACCGCGTGTCGGTTGTCGGCGCCGAGGCGATCGGTCGCTACTACGACGAAGGGACGATCGCCCCGATGAAGGTCGTCGCCAAGTTGTCGGACGACGTCGTCGCGGGCAAGGGCGAGGGCGCCGAGCCGCTCGACCTGCGGACCGCCGACGGTAGGTTCGCGATCGCGCCGCTGCACTCGATGCTCCACGACCTGGGTCAAGTCGCCGACGTCCGCAGCCTCTACCTGCCGACGGGCGGCGACCCACGCAACCGCAGCTTCCTCGGCGGCGCCGCGTTCCGTGATCTGGCGGCGGCGGGGAGCCCGATCACCGCCGACACATTCGTCTCGCACACGGCGCCCAACGAGGGTCGCGTCACGCAGCTCTCCTTGATCCTTTCGGACAATCCGTTCAGCAAGACGGCCCGCGACAAGATCCCCGCCATGCAAGCGGCGCTCGCCGAGTTTGCCAAGCAGAAGACCGTCAACGACGCGCCCAACCCGTGGTACGGCGCCACGTTCGAGCTGGTGGGCACCACGCCCGGCATGCGTGATCTCGAGCTCATCACGAACAGCGACAACGTCCGCATCCAGGTGCTGACGGTCGCCGCGGTCTACATGGTGCTGCTGGTGATCCTTCGGCGACCGATGACGTGCGCGTTCCTGATCGTCTCGGTGTTGGTCAGCTATTGGGTGACCCTCGGCGCCACGAGCCTGTTCTTCGAGTGGTGCTACGGCGACACGTTCCGCGGCCTCGATTGGAAGGTGCCGATCTTCTTGTTCGTGATCCTGATCGCGGTCGGTCAGGACTACAACATCTACTTGGTGACCCGCGTCTATGAAGAGCAACGCACGCACGGGCTCCGTGAAGGCTTGCGGCGAGCGATCGTCCAAACGGGCGGCATCATCACCAGCTGCGGCGTCATCATGGCCGGGACCTTCATCGCGATGGCCACCGGCACGCTCCGCGGCATGATCGAGCTCGGCTTCGCGCTGGCCCTGGGCGTGCTGCTCGATACCTTCTTTGTCCGCACGGTGGTGGTGCCGTGCTACTTCGCGCTGCTCGCCCGCAACGAGCGGGCCAAGCCGACGCCCGCCGAAGCCATCGAGACGACGACCCCGATGTCCCGCCGCCACCACGCCAAAGCCGGCGTCTCTTGAGGCTGGATGCCCCCTGGAAAACACGGGGTTTTCCGCGGCGCCCTCTGTGAGCCGCATAGAGGGGTCGCCTGTGCGTTCCTCCTCGGGGTCGACGAAGATGTCGAGGAACCGAAAAAGTCGCGTCCTAGGGCCCTCCTGTCGCTTCTGGACGCATGTCCAGAGGTCTCGCCCCCGCCGAACCCCACCGAGACGCCGGAGCCGGGGGCGCGAGCCCTCGGTGGGAAGCGCGTACCCGGCGGCCACCGAGGGCTTGCGCCCACGGCTCAGACGCTCTCTTTTTTGCGCTGGGTTAGGAGGGAGACGACCACCAGCGTTGCGAACCCCAGCGGGATCGTCACCAAGCCCGGTTGGCTGAATGGCATCGGCGCGTCGGCGGCGGGGAGGCCGTAGACCTTCGAGAACGTGTCGGCGGAGAGCAGGATCCAGGTCAGCGAGCTGACCATCCCCACCGCGACCGCGGCGATGATCCCTTGCTTGGTGACCCGCGGCCAGAAGAGCAGCATCACCAGCGCCGGCAGGTTCGCCGACGCCGCCACGCTGAACGCCCAGCCGACCAGGTAGCTGACGTTCATCCCCTTGAAGAGGATCCCCAGCGCCACCGCGATCAGGCCGACGGCGACCGACGCGAACTTGGCGACGGTGACCTTGGTGCGGTCGTCGAGCGGCTCGCTACGGAAGCTGTCCACCAGGTCGTGCGTCACGGCGCCGGCCGAGGCCAAGATCAAGCCGCTGACCGTGCCAAGCACCGTCGTAAAAGCGATCGCCGAGATCACCGCGAAGAGCGTCTCGCCGACGCTCCGCGCCAAGAGCGGCGCCGCCATGTTGGTGTCGACCGGGTCGAGCGCGCCGCTGGTCATCGCGCCGAGGCCGAGATACAGCGTCAGCACGTAGAAGAAGCCGATGCAACCGATGCCGACGATCGTGCTCTTCCGCGCGGCGGCCTCGTCCTTGACCGTGTAGTAACGGATTAAGATGTGCGGCAGCGACGCGGTGCCGCCGAACAGCGCGAGCATCAGCGACAGGAAGTCGAGCTTGTCGAGCCAGCGGCCGCTGCGGATGCCGGCGAACGTCGGGTGCTCGCCGGGACGCAGCACTTTCGAGCCCGGCGTCACCTGTGGGTAGTAAACGACGCTCTTGCCGCCGTCGGCCTCGGCGATCGTTTGGTTACGCCACAGCTTGATGTCGCTGTCGCCGATCGTGCGGAAGAACTCCAGCGGACCGAGTGGCCCGGTCTCGGCGACGCCGCCCGGCAAACGGGCGATGCTGCCGACCGGCAGCAGTTCGGCCTCTCCCTCACCGCGTCCCTTCGGCAGGCCGGCGACAAGCGTCTTGCCCTCGGGCGTGGTGGTGACGATCTGCGCCTCGTCGAGGTACGTGGCGCCGTCGGCGTCGGTGCGCGGCTTCCATACCGAGAGCCGGCTTGTCGCCTCGTCGCGCGTCACGATGAACGGCGTTCCGACCCAGCCGGCGGCGGGTTCGAGGACGGTTTCGTCGGGAAGCCCCGGGATGGTCGTGCCGTCGGCAATCGCTGTCGGCAACGGGCCGAGCGTCCGCAAGGCGACTTCGTTGTTCACAGAGCCCCCCGTCGTCAGCCCGCGGCTGAGCACGATGATCGAGAGGACGGCGCTGAAGATCACCAGC from Botrimarina mediterranea encodes:
- a CDS encoding FAD:protein FMN transferase — its product is MSSSRHSRRDFLRGKAALAAAADVVEAVVETAAEAVGVAVDQQLGGTGSPEAKRRGLRNLTLSRRAMACDFELTLNASADENAVAEGMAALDLVERLEDQLTVYREHSELISINRQAAGGPVEVEERLFALLELCGRIHAASDGAFDPTSGPLSRVWGFYRREGRMPSPEEIDDALQRVGWRHVELDPANQTIRFSRDGIEINLNSSGKGYALDRVGEELTARGVADSLMHGGRSTLLARGDNRLQAEGGWLAGIRDPLRPERRLAEIVLRDEALSTSGSGTQFFEHEGRRYGHLIDPRTGWPAAGLYSATVVAPTAGEADALSTAASILGVEGTQRLCDRRPGLRALLLSPGNEGDAVIHAFNFNESDWRPRSR
- a CDS encoding MMPL family transporter, encoding MFAERIAALINRHWMWLLIGWVVLAVGLKLVAPTWDSIAKDGDLEYLPANVPSLRGERLLQESFPNEKAHSQVSLVLSRDGEQLTADDRRFGLLLAEAIRNDEELPLVDVWDETTQVVGDMLLANEGKASMVVARLTSGLMDVGNVRLLRQMEQLIAEHEDKRPEGLVVDLTGSAMIGGDMRASIAESLASTEMTTVLLVLGCLIVIYRAPVLVLIPLATIGVSLSVATDTVALLAQNFGADAFDWSQFKIFTTTKIFVVVILFGAGTDFCLFLIARYKEELASGVPRSEAAGRALANVSDALFGSAMTTILGLATMVFAQYGKFVSSGPIVAVCLFIALIASVTFAPALLRALGPLVFWPYGRKLLERERTDSGEQAEARVWGWVADMVMRRPATILALSVWLAAPLVYFGANVGVTHDLMADLAPDRVSVVGAEAIGRYYDEGTIAPMKVVAKLSDDVVAGKGEGAEPLDLRTADGRFAIAPLHSMLHDLGQVADVRSLYLPTGGDPRNRSFLGGAAFRDLAAAGSPITADTFVSHTAPNEGRVTQLSLILSDNPFSKTARDKIPAMQAALAEFAKQKTVNDAPNPWYGATFELVGTTPGMRDLELITNSDNVRIQVLTVAAVYMVLLVILRRPMTCAFLIVSVLVSYWVTLGATSLFFEWCYGDTFRGLDWKVPIFLFVILIAVGQDYNIYLVTRVYEEQRTHGLREGLRRAIVQTGGIITSCGVIMAGTFIAMATGTLRGMIELGFALALGVLLDTFFVRTVVVPCYFALLARNERAKPTPAEAIETTTPMSRRHHAKAGVS
- a CDS encoding keratin-like protein, with the translated sequence MNLRFAAAALCTVALMSSGASSANAFGFGLLGGHGCGCATDCCEPTCGCEPSCCVAEPVCCDPCCKPRCGLFSGLKGMFHRHHCCADACCEPSCCAAEPSCCAPEPSCCVAEPSCCAAEPSCGCEPACCDPCCGGHRCKLFGGLKGLFKRHCCAPSCCEPTCGCEPSCCAVEPSCGCAG
- a CDS encoding DedA family protein produces the protein MLQFFVDHQLGYLGIVLFLALCGCGIPIPEEVPLVLAGVLSSQGTLDPWMAFSSCLIGALLGDSVMYMLGRYFGHAWLTKHPSLARFIDSKKEEKFEHAVHRHGFKMLVLTRFLVGVRGPVYFAAGAAKVPYLRFLLWDLIGATIVVAVIFGLGYKFGNGIAKIIGDAEEVATAVVVLGLMSAGIYFLYKKQTARVAEALEDITEKDLEEAAHEREEERIAASGRGAQPIPSTNGALASESDQPNDVSM
- the serS gene encoding serine--tRNA ligase — protein: MLDKRFVLENAELVQQNCVDRGVKADVSRFVELETQRRTLLQEAEDLNRQANEVSKSIGKAKDDAEREARKEEGRQLREAKDAKQSEVDRVGLEADRILRGLPNMTHPESPRGDEAASHELRKGESKPPKFNFKPLDHLALAEQHDLIDFEGGSRVSGNGFYYLRNEAVLLEFALQRYALDRLMREGFTPTMTPDLARNEIVQGIGFIPRGPETQIYSIENSDLNLVATAEITLGGLHAGQVLDESQLPIKLAGVSHCFRTEAGAAGRAGRGLYRVHQFTKVEMFAFTTPDQSEDMHNLFLELECEIFDGLGVPFRVLDIASGDLGGPAYRKFDLEAWMPGRGQGGEYGEVTSTSNCTDYQSRRLDIRYKKPGEKGTHFVHTLNGTAVACGRAMIAILENCQQADGSILVPEVLRVYVGKDRIGAPDDAE
- a CDS encoding dipeptidase — encoded protein: MSQTDTSAVPSESAQHEAALFELLRIPSVSADSRHKPDVARAADWVEARLRGMGLAVERLATPGAPILFAQSPPVPGKPVALIYGHYDVQPPDPLDEWQSPPFEPTVRDGNVYARGATDDKGQMLTHVLGVESLLKAEDKLPIQVKFLIEGEEEVGSEHLEAAVGANRDKLACDVVVVSDSSQFAPGVPAITYGLRGIAYYELFVEGPKQDLHSGSFGGGVTNPVNTLAKLLAALVDSDGRIQVPGFYDNVEPLTDRERAEFARLPFDEERFKKQLNVDGVTGEKGFTTLERRWARPTCDVNGIWGGYQGEGAKTVLPARAGAKVSFRLVPNQDPEKITAGLRKLLEPLVPPGAKLTIKPHHGAPGVKFSLESPYMAAATAAIEAGFGAKPVFMREGGSIPIVGTFARELDADVLLLGWGLDDDNTHSPNEKFNLGDFHRGIKASAALWTHLANCG
- a CDS encoding phosphohexomutase domain-containing protein, yielding MSEPIISVSGLRGVIGESLTPAVAARYVAAFAGALPEGKVLVTRDGRATGPMIADAVRAAIAAAGRTPLDAGVASTPTAGVLVRSEGCVGGVQISASHNPAEYNGLKLFGGDGRIIPAPRGEEVKQRYFDGPIPWATHDKIGAAETLADSTSEHLRLVLAIVDVELIRAKRFKVLLDANHGSGAVLGKPLLEALGCDVTVFGAAPTGLFVHPPEPTETNLTLVAEQGAQGGYDAVFCQDPDADRLAIIDGAGRYLGEELTLALCVEHLLRQTPGPIVSNCSSSRVTQDLAEKHGVPFHRSAVGEANVVDAMLACGAVLGGEGAGGVIHPQVVLVRDSFVGMAMVLDAMASRGLSLAQLADELPAYAIHKTKATVAPAQLAATLAKIEKHFADAEVDKMDGLRLDWPAEKKWLLVRASNTEPIVRLIAEAPDKAAAVAVCEEAAALID
- a CDS encoding phosphodiester glycosidase family protein; translated protein: MRYSVVLLAMLTTLLGVADAEMRLPQWPRCVVWEPQFVGVGMANITLARPRPLRVHALRVDLDAQGLSLVTDQDNGDRELEVDGLRTSSFLLRNGCQAAINASAFWPLHKEDGGEQDIRGLVIAEGEVVSRIDEDKPRSAVVFRADRRAAIVDPPVDIDGVVTAIGGYGDLLRNGAAVPTHEYDEFVENQHPRTALGISEGGRTLILVVVDGRQPGYSEGVSLPELSEIMRLFGAEDAVNLDGGGTSTMVIERPVERRGAGGFQLVNRPIQGGVPGTERVSASHLGVRATRLPYSPQVR